A portion of the Tepidamorphus gemmatus genome contains these proteins:
- a CDS encoding YdcH family protein translates to MSHTPHELHEEFPKTADRILAVKTSARHFTRRADAYHHLNRDIHRAESDIEPSGDAHLEEMKKQRLTLTDDIFARLDA, encoded by the coding sequence GAGCTGCACGAGGAATTTCCCAAGACCGCCGACCGCATTCTTGCAGTCAAGACATCGGCCCGGCACTTCACCCGCCGAGCGGATGCGTATCACCACCTGAACCGCGACATCCATCGTGCCGAAAGCGATATCGAGCCGAGCGGCGACGCGCATCTCGAGGAGATGAAGAAGCAGCGGCTCACGCTCACGGACGACATCTTCGCGCGTCTCGACGCCTGA
- a CDS encoding phytoene desaturase family protein, with amino-acid sequence MTSYDAVIVGAGHNGLAAAVHLASKGWRVAVVERARVAGGAVKTAEITLPGFRHDLYAMNLGLFAGSPFFQAHKDRLLQAGLEFVGATDCFASAFPDGSWLGVSQDAETNLARIAAISQSDAEAWRRMMGDFGRDAPHIFALLGAPMPSRELAGILWKAWRANGTGWLLDTGRLLASSTRAFLDARFSDERVKAMLGAWGMHLDYAPDVAGGALFPYLESMADQAFGMALGRGGADTIIRAMTTSIEALGGEVLTGSEVVRILAEGGTARGVELADGRRLSAARAVIANTHPRILFDRLLSGPCAAAPAARKIAALRPGPATMMIHLAMSDLPDWTAGAELRRFAYVHLAPSLDMMAATYQQAMAGLLPAEPLLVVGQPTAIDASRAPAGKHILWVQVRVLPSAIRGDAAGAIAAHDWDAAKDAYADRVVAIIDRYAPGTSAKVLARTVLSPLDLERDNPNLVGGDSLSGSHHLDQHFLFRPAPGWSRYRTPVDRLYMIGAATWPGGGTGAGSGFLLAKALAGKA; translated from the coding sequence ATGACGAGCTATGACGCAGTGATCGTCGGTGCGGGTCACAACGGGCTTGCCGCCGCTGTGCATCTGGCTTCGAAGGGCTGGCGCGTCGCCGTCGTCGAGAGGGCCCGCGTCGCGGGCGGGGCGGTCAAGACTGCGGAGATCACGCTTCCAGGCTTCCGCCATGACCTCTATGCGATGAATCTCGGGCTGTTCGCGGGATCGCCCTTCTTCCAGGCGCACAAGGACAGGCTGCTTCAGGCGGGCCTCGAGTTCGTCGGTGCCACCGACTGTTTCGCCAGCGCCTTTCCGGACGGCAGCTGGCTCGGCGTCAGTCAGGACGCCGAGACGAATCTCGCCCGTATCGCCGCGATCTCGCAATCCGACGCGGAGGCGTGGCGGAGGATGATGGGCGATTTCGGCCGTGACGCCCCGCATATCTTCGCCCTGCTGGGGGCGCCGATGCCCTCCCGAGAGCTTGCCGGCATCCTCTGGAAGGCCTGGCGGGCGAACGGTACCGGCTGGCTGCTCGACACCGGCCGGCTGCTCGCCTCCTCGACCCGCGCCTTCCTGGATGCCCGCTTCTCGGACGAGCGCGTGAAGGCGATGCTCGGGGCCTGGGGCATGCATCTCGACTATGCCCCGGATGTGGCTGGCGGGGCGCTGTTCCCCTATCTCGAGTCGATGGCCGACCAGGCCTTCGGGATGGCGCTCGGCAGGGGCGGCGCCGACACCATCATCCGCGCGATGACGACGTCCATCGAGGCGCTCGGCGGCGAGGTGCTGACGGGTTCGGAGGTGGTGCGGATCCTTGCCGAGGGGGGCACGGCGCGCGGCGTCGAGCTTGCCGACGGCCGGCGGCTGTCGGCCGCTCGCGCCGTGATTGCCAATACGCATCCCCGCATCCTGTTCGACCGTCTGCTGTCGGGCCCCTGTGCTGCCGCTCCGGCCGCGCGGAAGATTGCCGCGCTGCGGCCGGGACCGGCGACGATGATGATCCATCTCGCCATGTCGGATCTCCCCGACTGGACGGCGGGCGCCGAGCTGAGGCGGTTCGCCTATGTCCATCTCGCGCCGTCGCTCGACATGATGGCGGCGACATACCAGCAGGCCATGGCGGGGCTGTTGCCTGCCGAGCCGCTGCTGGTCGTCGGCCAGCCCACCGCGATCGACGCGAGCCGGGCGCCCGCCGGCAAGCACATTCTCTGGGTCCAGGTGCGGGTGCTGCCGTCCGCGATCCGCGGCGATGCCGCCGGCGCGATCGCCGCGCACGACTGGGACGCGGCGAAGGATGCCTATGCCGACCGGGTCGTCGCCATCATCGACCGTTATGCGCCGGGAACGTCGGCGAAGGTCCTCGCGCGCACGGTGCTGTCGCCGCTCGACCTCGAGCGCGACAATCCGAACCTCGTTGGCGGCGACAGTCTGTCGGGCAGCCACCATCTCGACCAGCACTTCCTGTTCCGCCCGGCACCGGGCTGGTCGCGCTACCGGACGCCGGTCGACCGGCTCTACATGATCGGCGCCGCGACCTGGCCGGGCGGCGGTACCGGCGCCGGGTCGGGCTTCCTGCTGGCGAAGGCGCTGGCGGGCAAGGCGTGA
- a CDS encoding cyclase family protein, whose amino-acid sequence MNAQAVLAELASALKSGSIEVVDLTAPLGPDTPLIKLPPEIGKNTPKVEIHEISNYDQNGPFWAWNWLKLGEHSGTHFDAPVHWITGRDHADGYTDTLPAQNLVAPACVIDCSKEVAADPDFLLTADHVRAWEKEHGEIPARSWVLLRSDWYKRNGSEEAFLNADETGPHSPGPSVDCLEYILSKDIIGWGSETVGTDAGQAGGMNPPFPAHNLVHKAGKYGLASLCNLDRLPPTGAILITPPLKIVRGTGSPLRVLALVARG is encoded by the coding sequence ATGAACGCTCAGGCCGTCCTGGCGGAACTCGCCAGCGCGCTGAAGTCCGGATCGATCGAGGTGGTCGACTTGACCGCGCCACTCGGACCCGACACGCCGTTGATCAAGCTGCCGCCGGAGATCGGCAAGAACACCCCGAAGGTCGAGATCCATGAGATCTCGAATTACGATCAGAATGGCCCGTTCTGGGCATGGAACTGGCTCAAGCTCGGCGAGCATTCCGGCACCCATTTCGATGCCCCGGTGCACTGGATCACCGGCCGCGATCATGCCGACGGCTATACCGACACGCTGCCGGCTCAGAACCTGGTGGCGCCCGCCTGCGTGATCGACTGCTCGAAGGAGGTCGCCGCCGATCCGGACTTCCTGCTGACCGCCGACCACGTCCGCGCCTGGGAGAAGGAACACGGCGAGATCCCGGCGCGCAGCTGGGTGCTGCTGCGCTCCGACTGGTACAAGCGCAACGGTTCCGAGGAGGCCTTCCTCAATGCCGACGAGACCGGTCCGCATTCGCCGGGCCCCAGCGTCGACTGCCTCGAATACATCCTGTCGAAGGACATCATCGGCTGGGGCAGCGAGACCGTCGGCACCGATGCCGGCCAGGCCGGCGGCATGAATCCACCGTTCCCGGCGCACAACCTCGTCCACAAGGCCGGCAAATACGGTCTCGCCAGCCTGTGCAATCTCGATCGACTGCCGCCGACCGGCGCCATCCTGATCACGCCGCCACTCAAGATCGTCAGGGGCACCGGCAGCCCGCTGCGCGTCCTCGCCCTCGTTGCGCGCGGCTGA
- a CDS encoding phytoene desaturase family protein, which produces MADTDYVIVGSGINALVAAALLSRRGNRVVVLERSDRLGGCMMTAEVTVPGFRHDVMAATFVLFVLSPAYAELGPDLARHGLSFAHTDTPTGVVMPDGDALVLRMDRAANVAAFEALAPGDGTRFAADMDRLGADAPFLFALLGGALWSWSTARAVARETWRRGPRGLAAFFGEALETARGWLEQGYRSERFHALMAPWVLHCGLGPEAAYSGQMARVVAFALEAAGAPVAKGGAGAVPAAFASLIAANGGICRTGADVVEILLDGAGDARGVRLADGGEILAARGVICSVTPTQLYGRLLPPDSVPAGIAASVAGYRYGKGDMQIHYALDAPPRWTTPGLESVALLHLTPGLDGVSKAANEAERGMIPEVPTICVGQPSALDPSRCPPGKAVLWVQLPEVPRHVKGDAAGAFAIPADGRWTEALREAYADRVEAILARHIENFAAIRLARRVYSPADLEALNVNLVGGDPYGGYCGLDQFFLWRPFKGSRNHSTHVGRLYHIGASTHPGPGLGGGSGYLLAKSLG; this is translated from the coding sequence ATGGCTGATACCGACTACGTCATCGTCGGCAGCGGCATCAACGCGCTGGTCGCGGCGGCGCTGCTGAGCCGGCGCGGCAACCGCGTCGTCGTGCTCGAGCGCAGCGACCGCCTCGGCGGTTGCATGATGACCGCGGAAGTGACCGTTCCTGGCTTCCGCCACGACGTGATGGCGGCAACCTTCGTGCTGTTCGTGCTTTCTCCGGCCTATGCCGAGCTGGGGCCCGATCTCGCCAGGCACGGTCTGTCCTTCGCCCACACCGATACGCCGACAGGCGTCGTGATGCCGGATGGCGACGCATTGGTGCTGCGGATGGACCGCGCAGCGAATGTCGCGGCCTTCGAGGCGCTCGCGCCGGGCGACGGAACCCGATTTGCCGCCGACATGGATCGGCTCGGGGCAGATGCACCGTTCCTCTTCGCCCTTCTCGGCGGCGCGCTGTGGTCCTGGAGTACCGCCAGGGCGGTCGCCCGCGAGACGTGGCGGCGCGGCCCGCGCGGCCTCGCCGCCTTCTTCGGCGAGGCGCTGGAAACGGCGCGGGGCTGGCTCGAGCAGGGCTACCGATCAGAGCGGTTCCATGCGCTGATGGCACCCTGGGTACTGCATTGCGGGCTGGGCCCGGAGGCAGCGTATTCCGGCCAGATGGCCCGTGTCGTCGCCTTTGCGCTGGAGGCGGCCGGAGCGCCGGTCGCGAAGGGCGGGGCGGGCGCCGTACCAGCCGCGTTCGCCTCGCTGATTGCGGCGAATGGCGGCATCTGCCGCACAGGCGCCGACGTGGTGGAGATCCTGCTCGACGGCGCCGGCGACGCGCGCGGCGTGCGGCTGGCCGACGGCGGCGAGATCCTCGCCGCGCGCGGCGTGATCTGCTCGGTCACGCCGACGCAGCTCTACGGGCGGCTGCTGCCGCCGGACAGCGTCCCCGCCGGGATCGCCGCGTCGGTTGCCGGCTATCGCTACGGCAAGGGCGACATGCAGATCCACTATGCGCTCGATGCGCCGCCGCGCTGGACGACACCGGGGCTCGAATCGGTGGCACTGCTGCATCTCACGCCGGGTCTCGACGGCGTTTCCAAGGCGGCCAACGAGGCCGAGCGCGGCATGATCCCGGAGGTGCCGACGATCTGCGTCGGCCAGCCCTCGGCGCTGGATCCGTCCCGCTGCCCGCCGGGCAAGGCCGTCTTGTGGGTGCAGTTGCCGGAGGTGCCGCGGCATGTGAAGGGCGATGCGGCGGGCGCATTCGCCATCCCCGCCGACGGGCGCTGGACGGAGGCGCTGCGCGAGGCGTATGCCGACCGGGTCGAGGCGATCCTGGCGCGCCATATCGAGAACTTCGCGGCGATCCGGCTCGCCCGGCGAGTCTATTCGCCGGCCGATCTCGAGGCGCTGAACGTCAACCTGGTCGGTGGCGATCCCTATGGCGGCTATTGCGGTCTCGACCAGTTCTTCCTGTGGCGGCCGTTCAAGGGCTCGCGCAACCATTCCACTCACGTCGGACGGTTGTATCATATCGGCGCATCCACCCATCCCGGCCCCGGGCTCGGCGGCGGGTCGGGCTATCTGCTGGCCAAATCGCTCGGCTGA
- a CDS encoding MarR family winged helix-turn-helix transcriptional regulator yields the protein MTEGPFLTAILSRDPRGPDSIPSMGEIGLNHFAPYLMNRIMARWNADLAEALKAYDMTTTRMRVLAVLSISSGMTVNELAVFTVTEQSTMSRTLDAMEEQGLIRRQARPDDMRVREVHITDAGRSAFEEVWPMMYEQYVKMFAGIGTDEFQAFIGTLHKVLANIRRHGI from the coding sequence ATGACCGAGGGGCCGTTCCTGACCGCCATCCTGTCGCGCGATCCGCGCGGTCCGGACTCGATTCCCTCGATGGGCGAGATCGGCCTCAATCACTTCGCGCCCTACCTCATGAACCGCATCATGGCGCGGTGGAACGCCGACCTCGCCGAGGCGCTGAAGGCCTACGACATGACCACCACCCGCATGCGCGTGCTGGCGGTGCTGAGCATCAGTTCGGGCATGACGGTGAACGAGCTGGCAGTGTTCACCGTGACCGAGCAGTCGACGATGAGCCGAACGCTCGACGCCATGGAGGAACAGGGGCTGATCCGCCGCCAGGCCCGACCCGACGACATGCGTGTGCGCGAGGTGCACATCACCGATGCTGGCCGCAGCGCCTTCGAGGAGGTCTGGCCGATGATGTACGAACAGTATGTCAAGATGTTCGCGGGCATCGGCACCGACGAGTTCCAGGCCTTCATCGGGACGCTGCACAAGGTTCTCGCCAACATCCGCCGGCACGGCATCTGA
- a CDS encoding pirin family protein — MSWLPSKDPVLGDPRSCEALDLVIVPRARDLGGFAVRRALPHGRRQMVGPFIFFDQMGPVQFVGGRGMDVRPHPHIGLATVTYLFDGRVMHRDSEGNEVEITPGAMNLMTAGRGIAHSERTPGDVRRDGGAMHGIQSWIALPEAHEETDPSFQHFAASVLPLVEDRGVSARVIAGSAFGATAPVARLSDWFYVEVVLAAGASAPLDADHEERAIYVVEGTVEIAGDRFEGPRLLIFRPGDRITVKAADRARMLFLGGAAADGPRHIWWNFVSSRRERIEEAKQAWKTGRFKPVPGDSEFIPLPEPSG; from the coding sequence ATGTCCTGGCTTCCCTCGAAAGACCCCGTCCTCGGCGATCCGCGCTCCTGCGAGGCGCTCGATCTCGTCATCGTGCCGCGCGCCCGCGATCTCGGCGGCTTCGCTGTGCGCCGGGCGCTGCCGCATGGGCGGCGGCAGATGGTCGGGCCGTTCATCTTCTTCGACCAGATGGGGCCGGTGCAGTTCGTTGGTGGCCGGGGCATGGATGTGCGGCCGCATCCGCATATCGGGCTTGCCACCGTTACCTATCTGTTCGACGGCCGGGTGATGCATCGCGACAGCGAGGGCAACGAGGTGGAGATCACGCCGGGCGCCATGAACCTGATGACGGCCGGGCGCGGCATCGCCCATTCTGAGCGGACGCCCGGCGATGTGCGCCGCGACGGTGGGGCGATGCACGGCATCCAGAGCTGGATCGCGCTGCCCGAGGCGCACGAGGAGACCGATCCCTCGTTCCAGCATTTTGCCGCCTCCGTGCTGCCGCTCGTCGAGGACCGTGGCGTCAGCGCGCGGGTGATCGCCGGCTCTGCCTTCGGCGCTACCGCGCCGGTCGCCCGGCTGTCGGACTGGTTCTATGTCGAGGTGGTGCTGGCGGCCGGCGCATCGGCCCCACTGGACGCCGACCACGAGGAGCGGGCGATCTACGTGGTCGAGGGCACGGTGGAGATCGCCGGGGACCGCTTCGAGGGTCCGCGCCTGCTGATCTTCCGGCCCGGCGACCGGATCACCGTCAAGGCGGCGGACCGGGCACGGATGCTGTTCCTCGGCGGGGCGGCGGCGGATGGCCCGCGCCACATCTGGTGGAACTTCGTCTCCTCGCGCAGGGAGCGCATCGAGGAGGCGAAGCAGGCCTGGAAGACCGGCCGCTTCAAGCCGGTCCCCGGTGACAGCGAGTTCATCCCGCTTCCCGAACCGTCGGGATAG
- a CDS encoding YfbR-like 5'-deoxynucleotidase, whose amino-acid sequence MTRAARSTARGSAAAPRVWQRMLSGRRLDLLDPSPLDIEIADIAHGLARVARWNGQTTGDHAFSVAEHSLLVEELFGRVALATGKEGAAATSAWRLAALLHDAPEYVIGDIISPFKAVLGDGYKAVEGRILAAVHLRFGLPAVLPAAVSAAIKRADRAAAFLEATQLAGFTLSEAQRYFGRPGKLGGERLEALFKLQPLPVAQAEARFLTRFGELWGG is encoded by the coding sequence ATGACCCGGGCCGCGCGCAGCACGGCGCGGGGCTCGGCCGCCGCCCCGCGTGTCTGGCAGCGGATGCTGTCAGGGCGGCGGCTCGATCTGCTCGACCCCTCGCCGCTCGACATCGAGATCGCCGATATCGCCCACGGCCTCGCCCGCGTCGCGCGCTGGAACGGCCAGACGACGGGCGATCACGCCTTCTCGGTCGCCGAGCACAGCCTGCTGGTCGAGGAACTGTTCGGCCGGGTGGCCCTCGCCACCGGGAAGGAGGGCGCGGCGGCGACCTCTGCCTGGCGGCTGGCGGCGTTGCTCCACGATGCGCCGGAATATGTGATCGGCGACATCATCAGCCCCTTCAAGGCGGTGCTGGGCGATGGCTACAAGGCGGTGGAGGGGCGGATCCTGGCCGCTGTCCACCTGCGCTTCGGCTTGCCAGCGGTACTGCCGGCTGCTGTCAGCGCCGCGATCAAGCGCGCTGACCGTGCCGCCGCCTTCCTCGAGGCGACCCAGCTCGCCGGCTTCACCCTGAGCGAAGCCCAGCGCTATTTCGGTCGGCCGGGGAAGCTCGGCGGGGAGAGGCTGGAGGCCTTGTTCAAGCTGCAACCGTTGCCGGTGGCGCAGGCCGAGGCGCGGTTCTTGACGCGGTTCGGGGAGCTGTGGGGCGGCTAG
- a CDS encoding YgfZ/GcvT domain-containing protein has protein sequence MSAHYAARLTGRGVVALRPAVGAPDGAATAKAFLHGLVTADMDELSPGAAAAAALLTPQGKIAFEFIIHARPDGEYLLDTPAGIAAELQKRLMFYRLRAKIDIAQRPDLAVIAVWGDPGRAEAAPDAPGAVADPRWPALGWRAIVAAGEVDAIRGRFAVADMAAFEAHRIGLGVAELSRDYQPGEVFPHEANLDQLHGVAFGKGCYVGQEVVSRMHHRGTVRSRFVPVTIAGPAPEPGTPVEIAGKASGAMGSSAGAAGIALLRLDRLADALVDGRLPDGAVRSGEATLIPLRPAWATFAWPGEDRAG, from the coding sequence ATGAGCGCTCATTATGCGGCACGGCTGACGGGACGCGGCGTGGTCGCGCTCAGGCCTGCAGTGGGCGCGCCGGACGGGGCGGCCACCGCCAAGGCGTTCCTGCACGGCCTCGTGACCGCAGACATGGATGAACTTTCTCCCGGCGCCGCGGCCGCCGCGGCGCTGCTCACCCCGCAGGGCAAGATCGCCTTCGAATTCATCATCCACGCGCGCCCCGACGGGGAATATCTGCTCGATACACCGGCAGGGATCGCGGCCGAACTTCAGAAGCGGCTGATGTTCTATCGTCTGAGGGCGAAGATCGACATCGCCCAGCGCCCGGATCTTGCGGTCATCGCGGTCTGGGGCGATCCCGGCCGTGCAGAGGCGGCCCCTGATGCGCCAGGCGCCGTCGCCGATCCGCGCTGGCCGGCGCTCGGCTGGCGGGCGATCGTTGCCGCCGGCGAGGTCGATGCGATTCGTGGCCGCTTCGCCGTGGCCGACATGGCGGCCTTCGAGGCGCACCGCATCGGCCTCGGCGTCGCCGAATTGTCCCGTGACTACCAGCCCGGCGAGGTGTTTCCGCACGAGGCGAACCTCGATCAGCTGCATGGTGTCGCCTTCGGCAAGGGCTGCTATGTCGGGCAGGAGGTGGTCTCGCGGATGCACCATCGCGGCACCGTTCGTAGCCGTTTCGTGCCCGTGACGATCGCCGGCCCGGCCCCCGAGCCCGGCACGCCGGTCGAGATCGCCGGCAAGGCGTCGGGGGCGATGGGCTCGTCGGCCGGGGCGGCCGGCATCGCGCTTCTTCGCCTCGACCGGCTGGCCGACGCGCTCGTCGACGGCAGGCTGCCGGACGGTGCAGTACGAAGCGGCGAGGCGACGCTGATCCCGCTCCGCCCAGCCTGGGCCACCTTCGCCTGGCCGGGCGAGGACAGGGCTGGCTGA
- a CDS encoding dihydroorotase gives MGERYDLVLAGGTVVNHDGVGRRDIGVRGGRIAALGAIPAASAGEWIDCTGLTILPGVIDTQVHFREPGAEHKEDLESGSRAAVLGGVTAVFEMPNTNPLTVSAAALADKLTRAQGRMHCDHAFFMGGTRDNAHELGELEMLPGCAGVKVFMGSSTGSLLVEDDNGIAEILRHIRRRAAFHAEDEFRLRERLSERVAGDAASHPVWRDSAAALMATERLVRLARAAGKRIHILHISTAEEMRFLAGHKDVASVEVTPHHLTLSADDYARLGTKLQMNPPVRDRAHRDGLWAGVANGVADILGSDHAPHTLAEKEKPYPASPSGMAGVQTLVPVMLDHVAKGRMSIERFVDMTSAGPARLFQIAGKGRIAAGYDADFTVVDLKRSEILTDAWIASKAGWTPYAGMAVTGWPVGTIIRGNRVMWDGELVTPSVGAPVRFLETLARG, from the coding sequence ATGGGCGAACGCTACGATCTGGTTCTTGCGGGCGGCACGGTAGTCAACCACGACGGGGTGGGCCGGCGCGACATCGGCGTGCGCGGCGGAAGGATCGCCGCGCTGGGCGCGATTCCGGCGGCGAGCGCCGGCGAGTGGATCGACTGCACCGGGCTCACCATCCTGCCCGGCGTCATCGACACCCAGGTACATTTCCGCGAGCCGGGCGCCGAGCACAAGGAGGATCTCGAATCCGGGTCGCGCGCCGCCGTGCTGGGCGGCGTGACGGCCGTGTTCGAGATGCCGAACACCAACCCCCTGACGGTCAGCGCGGCCGCGCTCGCCGACAAGCTCACCCGCGCGCAGGGGCGGATGCACTGCGACCACGCCTTCTTCATGGGCGGCACGCGCGACAATGCGCACGAGCTCGGCGAGCTGGAGATGCTACCCGGCTGCGCCGGGGTCAAGGTGTTCATGGGGTCATCGACCGGCTCACTGCTGGTCGAGGACGATAACGGCATCGCCGAGATCCTGAGGCACATCCGCCGCCGCGCCGCTTTCCACGCCGAGGACGAATTCCGCCTGCGCGAGCGGCTCAGCGAGCGCGTCGCGGGCGATGCGGCGAGCCATCCGGTCTGGCGCGACTCCGCCGCCGCGCTGATGGCAACCGAGCGGCTGGTGCGGCTGGCCCGCGCCGCCGGCAAGCGTATCCACATCCTGCATATCTCGACCGCCGAGGAGATGAGGTTCCTCGCCGGCCACAAGGATGTCGCCAGCGTCGAGGTGACACCGCACCATCTGACGCTCTCGGCCGACGACTATGCACGGCTGGGCACGAAGCTGCAGATGAATCCGCCGGTTCGCGACCGCGCCCATCGCGACGGCCTCTGGGCTGGCGTGGCGAACGGGGTGGCCGACATCCTGGGCTCCGATCACGCGCCGCATACGCTGGCAGAGAAGGAAAAGCCCTATCCCGCCTCGCCGTCCGGCATGGCCGGGGTGCAGACGCTGGTGCCGGTGATGCTCGACCATGTGGCGAAGGGCCGGATGAGCATCGAGCGCTTCGTCGACATGACCTCGGCCGGACCGGCCCGGCTGTTCCAGATCGCCGGAAAGGGTCGCATCGCGGCGGGCTACGACGCCGATTTCACCGTGGTCGACCTCAAGCGCAGCGAAATCCTTACCGACGCCTGGATCGCCTCGAAGGCGGGCTGGACCCCCTATGCCGGCATGGCGGTCACCGGCTGGCCGGTCGGGACGATCATCCGCGGCAACCGGGTGATGTGGGATGGCGAACTCGTCACGCCGTCGGTCGGCGCGCCGGTCCGCTTCCTCGAAACGCTGGCGCGCGGCTGA
- a CDS encoding GNAT family N-acetyltransferase translates to MPATIRPAGPGDADALVRLIGGLNAHVGAETGRMTRQVLMRDAFGPAPTLSLLVAADGAAVVGYAAWCDAYDTEHAMAGVYLIDLFVEPPARRRGIARRLMAAVAAAARTRGRGFVWWTALPTNAEAAAFYASIASHSEFMVAHALSGARFEALADEASR, encoded by the coding sequence ATGCCAGCGACGATCCGGCCGGCCGGCCCGGGCGACGCAGACGCGCTCGTGCGGCTGATCGGCGGCCTCAACGCCCATGTCGGCGCCGAGACGGGCCGGATGACGCGCCAGGTGCTGATGCGCGACGCGTTCGGACCGGCGCCCACGCTGTCGCTGCTGGTCGCCGCCGACGGGGCGGCGGTCGTCGGCTACGCGGCATGGTGCGATGCCTATGACACAGAGCACGCGATGGCCGGGGTCTACCTGATCGATCTCTTCGTCGAACCGCCGGCCCGGCGGCGTGGCATCGCGCGCCGGCTGATGGCGGCCGTTGCGGCGGCAGCCCGGACGCGCGGCCGTGGCTTCGTCTGGTGGACGGCGCTGCCGACCAACGCCGAGGCGGCCGCCTTCTATGCGAGCATCGCCTCGCATTCGGAGTTCATGGTGGCGCATGCCCTGTCCGGCGCGCGCTTCGAGGCGCTGGCCGACGAGGCCAGTCGGTGA
- a CDS encoding LysE family translocator encodes MPDLAIIPIGIFIGIVVSAPVGPVNILCIGRALRYGFVPAVMAGMGAVIGDGVLASIAGFGIAAIAEAIEHHAHLIQLVGGVILVLYGVRVMMLTPRTAEVPGQHVAESAVRIVPTTFLITVTNPGAILGFLAIFGALVGDDLLPEGDYAAAGLLVVSVCGGALLWWIGLSAVVARIRHLLGEATLRRINIVSGVLLAAFGALLLCRLGYDLLGV; translated from the coding sequence ATGCCGGACCTGGCGATCATCCCGATCGGGATCTTCATCGGTATAGTGGTCTCGGCTCCGGTCGGACCGGTGAACATCCTGTGCATCGGTCGGGCGTTGCGCTACGGGTTCGTGCCGGCCGTCATGGCCGGGATGGGGGCGGTGATCGGCGACGGTGTGCTGGCCTCGATCGCCGGTTTCGGCATCGCCGCAATCGCCGAGGCGATCGAACACCATGCCCATCTGATCCAGCTTGTCGGCGGCGTCATCCTGGTACTCTACGGTGTCAGGGTGATGATGCTGACGCCCCGCACGGCCGAGGTGCCGGGGCAGCACGTCGCCGAGTCGGCGGTGAGGATCGTCCCGACGACCTTTCTCATCACGGTCACCAATCCGGGCGCCATCCTCGGCTTTCTGGCGATCTTCGGCGCGCTCGTCGGCGACGATCTGCTGCCCGAAGGCGATTACGCGGCGGCCGGGCTGCTGGTCGTCTCGGTGTGCGGCGGCGCGCTGCTGTGGTGGATCGGCCTGTCGGCCGTGGTGGCGCGCATCCGGCATCTGCTCGGCGAAGCGACCCTGCGGCGGATCAACATCGTGTCCGGCGTGCTGCTCGCGGCTTTCGGGGCGCTGCTGCTGTGCCGGTTGGGCTACGACCTTCTCGGTGTCTGA